A genome region from Hippopotamus amphibius kiboko isolate mHipAmp2 chromosome 1, mHipAmp2.hap2, whole genome shotgun sequence includes the following:
- the LOC130833935 gene encoding disintegrin and metalloproteinase domain-containing protein 30-like, which yields MRAARTLVSRGSSLPVLVLAVLLVDSLGEELVFHPEWGFDSYEITIPKKLSFRGGEQGVAKYVSYLLHVKGKNHILHLWPKRLLLPRNLQVFSFTEQGRLSEDHPYIPSNCNYMGLVEGNQDSEATLSTCLGGLRGILQIEANHYQIEPLKASSKFEHVIYLLKKEEAFPSRICGLTDDATGQQMAEHENRARMPDFSESYIHQTYLELALVFDNSRYLYLNSNLTLVINDAILLAAIADSYFQDVRMRIHLFAIEVWTDVDKIKVNFPKLDQVLGQFMVYRTSVLNARFPADWVHLYLKRNYSDVLAQAWGNVCSLFYAGSASVFPNVNVLGPATWTAHSLGHGVGMLHDEAYCQCKGRHSCIMGTGRTGFSNCSFAHFFAHIHRSGSAKCLTNIPALGYVTKRCGNKIVEDNEECDCGSREDCKEDQCCQPDCKFKEGANCSTGLCCHNCHFRPSGYMCRREENECDLAEYCSGTSAFCPSDAYKQDGTPCKYEAHCFQQSCRSKYMQCQKIFGPDAKEAPLQCYDAVNVIGDQYGNCGISGIREFQKCRRERAICGRLQCINVETIPDMPDHTILIATHLREENLMCWGIGYHLAMVPMGLPDLGVIHDGTSCGKERICFNRNCVNSSVLNFDCLPEKCNHRGICNNNKNCHCMYGWAPPFCEEMGYGGSIDSGPPGPLKEQVSVSIQVVSLILMRLIFLIISVIIVFFRKLIESLYNQRERNTTS from the coding sequence ATGAGGGCTGCGAGGACCCTTGTCTCCCGAGGCAGTTCGCTCCCCGTGCTGGTCCTGGCTGTGCTCCTGGTGGACTCTCTCGGCGAGGAGTTAGTGTTCCACCCTGAGTGGGGCTTTGACTCCTATGAAATCACCATCCCCAAGAAGCTGAGCTTccggggaggggagcagggcgtGGCCAAGTACGTGTCCTACCTCCTGCACGTAAAAGGCAAGAACCATATCCTCCACCTGTGGCCCAAGAGGCTTCTCTTGCCCCGGAATCTGCAGGTTTTCTCCTTCACAGAGCAGGGCAGGCTCTCGGAGGATCACCCGTACATACCCAGCAACTGCAACTATATGGGCTTGGTTGAAGGCAATCAGGATTCTGAAGCTACTTTAAGTACATGCTTGGGGGGTCTCCGAGGCATACTGCAAATCGAAGCCAATCATTACCAAATCGAGCCCCTGAAGGCTTCTTCCAAGTTTGAACATGTCATATATCTCCTGAAGAAAGAGGAGGCATTTCCCAGTCGGATCTGTGGCTTAACTGATGATGCAACAGGACAGCAGATGGCCGAGCATGAGAACAGGGCCAGGATGCCGGACTTTAGTGAGTCTTATATACATCAGACATACTTGGAGTTAGCCCTGGTCTTTGACAACAGTAGGTATTTATATTTGAACTCCAATCTTACTCTAGTCATAAATGATGCCATTCTTCTGGCTGCAATTGCAGACTCTTACTTTCAAGATGTCCGTATGAGAATACATCTATTTGCTATTGAAGTATGGACAGATGTAGACaaaattaaagttaattttcCAAAGTTAGACCAAGTTTTAGGCCAATTTATGGTATATAGAACAAGTGTACTAAATGCTCGGTTTCCAGCAGATTGGGTACACCTATACCTTAAAAGAAATTATTCAGATGTACTTGCACAGGCCTGGGGAAATGTGTGTAGTCTGTTTTATGCTGGATCTGCAAGTGTTTTTCCTAATGTTAATGTCCTTGGACCTGCCACTTGGACTGCTCATTCTCTGGGCCATGGTGTGGGAATGCTACATGATGAAGCATACTGCCAGTGTAAAGGCAGGCACAGTTGCATCATGGGCACTGGAAGAACTGGGTTTAGTAACTGcagttttgcccatttttttgcACACATACATAGAAGTGGAAGTGCAAAGTGTCTAACTAATATCCCAGCATTAGGTTATGTGACTAAGAGATGTGGAAACAAAATTGTGGAAGACAATGAGGAATGTGACTGTGGTTCAAGAGAAGACTGTAAAGAAGACCAGTGTTGTCAACCAGATTGTAAATTCAAAGAAGGTGCCAATTGTAGCACCGGCCTTTGCTGTCATAACTGTCACTTTCGTCCGTCTGGGTATATGTGTCggagggaagaaaatgaatgtgACCTTGCAGAGTACTGCAGTGGGACCTCAGCATTCTGCCCAAGTGATGCTTACAAGCAGGATGGAACCCCTTGCAAGTATGAAGCCCATTGTTTCCAACAGAGTTGCCGATCCAAGTATATGCAGTGCCAAAAGATTTTTGGACCTGATGCTAAGGAGGCCCCTCTTCAGTGCTATGATGCAGTTAATGTAATAGGTGACCAATATGGGAACTGTGGTATTTCAGGAATTCGTGAATTTCAAAAGTGTAGAAGAGAAAGGGCTATATGTGGCAGGCTACAGTGTATAAATGTTGAAACCATCCCTGATATGCCAGATCATACTATTCTAATTGCCACTCACCTGCGTGAAGAAAACCTCATGTGCTGGGGCATTGGCTATCATCTAGCCATGGTACCTATGGGgttacctgacctgggtgtgatACACGATGGTACCTCCTGTGGTAAGGAGCGGATATGTTTTAATAGGAATTGTGTGAATAGCTCAGTCCTGAATTTTGACTGTTTGCCTGAGAAATGCAACCACCGAGGCATttgtaacaataacaaaaactgcCACTGCATGTATGGCTGGGCCCCTCCCTTTTGTGAGGAGATGGGATATGGAGGAAGCATTGACAGTGGGCCACCGGGACCACTAAAGGAGCAGGTGTCTGTTTCAATTCAGGTTGTGTCCCTTATATTAATGCgccttattttcttaattatctcAGTGATTATTGTGTTTTTCAGGAAACTCATAGAAAGCTTATacaaccaaagagaaagaaacaccaCCAGTTAA